One stretch of Candidatus Alcyoniella australis DNA includes these proteins:
- a CDS encoding tetratricopeptide repeat protein codes for MIRYSLVLVGLLLLAPLYGCTSRSDYTRQIQDLQTQLIELQRTTANLAIRLEELNNSMLVLHEAVQNNRQDLDRFNREFVRPQVIIGGSAPAAKSNGGFIDPQRSRGLAGISMAQLGNRENDSANSTENATDQGEIISAPPQGAALPEVCAPASGGENDLSSDGQADQAFDKARALYDSRDFGLAIFEINSLIRGFPKSDRVPRAQFLLGECYFELKDWSQALIEYDKVLKFGYDSQIQGSLFKIGLCYEYLGNKVRARSAYELLIRRDPNSEQATLAQQRLEGLP; via the coding sequence GTGATTAGGTACAGCCTTGTATTGGTCGGCTTATTACTACTCGCGCCGCTGTACGGCTGCACGAGCCGCTCGGACTATACCCGCCAAATCCAGGACTTACAGACTCAGCTGATCGAGCTGCAACGCACGACCGCCAATCTGGCGATCCGCCTTGAGGAGCTGAACAACTCGATGCTCGTACTGCACGAGGCGGTGCAGAACAACCGCCAGGATCTCGATCGCTTCAACCGCGAGTTCGTGCGTCCGCAGGTGATCATCGGCGGCTCCGCCCCTGCCGCGAAATCCAACGGCGGATTCATCGACCCTCAACGGTCGCGGGGTTTGGCCGGCATCTCAATGGCTCAACTGGGCAACCGCGAAAACGATTCAGCCAACTCGACCGAGAATGCCACAGATCAGGGCGAGATTATCAGCGCCCCGCCCCAAGGCGCGGCATTGCCCGAGGTTTGCGCACCGGCCAGCGGTGGTGAGAACGATCTGAGCTCGGACGGCCAGGCGGACCAAGCCTTTGATAAAGCCCGGGCCCTGTACGACTCGCGCGACTTCGGTCTGGCGATCTTCGAGATCAACAGCCTGATCCGCGGTTTCCCCAAATCGGACCGCGTGCCGCGGGCCCAGTTCCTGCTCGGCGAGTGCTACTTCGAGCTCAAGGACTGGTCCCAGGCATTGATCGAATACGATAAGGTGTTAAAGTTCGGGTACGATTCGCAAATTCAGGGCTCGCTTTTCAAGATCGGATTGTGCTACGAATATCTAGGCAACAAGGTTCGGGCAAGATCGGCTTATGAATTGCTGATCAGAAGAGACCCGAACTCGG